The Arachidicoccus terrestris genome includes the window TTCCGAACTAATCCCCTCCATCATATCCCCGTCACTGCATATGGCATAAATGTTATAATCAAAAACCGGAAAGTCAGTTTTATTAAACCGGTTTGCCAACATTTTTTGCGCTATGCCCATGCCGACTCCATTGGCAAAACCCTGGCCCAGAGGCCCGGTCGTCACTTCTATTCCAGGCGTGAGTCCATACTCCGGATGTCCTGCTGTTATGCTATGCAACTGTCTGAAGTTTTTCAAATCTTCTAACTGAATATCATATCCTGTCAGGTACAGATAAGCGTATTGCAACAAACACGCATGGCCACAGGAAAGAACAAACCGGTCTCTTCCGGCCCAATTTGGATCTTTGGGGTTATAATTCATTATTTTCGCCCACAACACATGACCAATCGGCGCTAATCCCATGGGTGTACCGGGGTGACCGGAATTGGCCCTTTGCACTGCGTCGGCGGCTAAAACACGGACGGCATTAATGGCCAGCTGTTCTAATTTATCCATACCGTAATATTTTGGGAATTGAAAAAAATCGCTACCTGCAAACCGCTCAAAGGCTTAATCCTCGGATAATTCAGCAAAGTATATGCCGCATTCAGGCACAAATGTTAAACTCTGTTGCCTGCCCCGTTACTTAGCTCTCCCAGTTTTCAGATAACAAATTCAAAAGCAAATCCTGCTGTACATATTCGTCCAGCGAATCCTCCAGTAACTCCTGCACACCGTATAACCGAAGGAACTTTGACCAGCTGATCAGCGATTGATAACAGGACATTTTGCAATGTATCAGTTTACCAAGCGCTAATAGTAAGGTCCACCTTTTAATCAGATCTTCATCTGCGTACGATCTTATAGCCCTTCGAAAAGGTTCCATAGACTGCGCAACCTCAAGGTCAGGCCTCCATTTTAAATGCGTGTCGTGTATCTGTAATACTTCATTAATCTTAACCAATCTTTTAACCTGCAGATCGCTTTCCAGGAAAAACTGTTCTATCACCGACGCCAGGTACCTGGATTCAATTTTATCGGCTAAGGCCTTTAAACTGGATAAACATTCACTTTCCCACCGCCACATTTTTATTATTTCTGCCTCCAGAAGTTTGTTACACTTTTCTAAATTGCTGTCGCTAAACCGGTAGCTCAAATGGTTGCCATTATTTTGTATTTCGTTCATGCGGCTGGTTTTAATGCTACAAATTTGAATGCATTGTTTCCAGTACAAACTATTATCCGTCTGGTGCCGGCATTTCATAAAATATTCATTTTTAAACAACTAGCTGCCTCAAATAAATAGCCGCCCTATAAACCCGCCAACAGCTCCCTTCAGATGGGTAATTTTTAGGATGAAATGGGGAAACAGGTGCGATATAACAGTCTTTGTAAGCTATTCAATTTAATGGCCTGTAGTTAAAAATCATAAACCAGCCGGGCTTATCCGTAATGGCAACACTATACGTATCCTGCATTCCATACGCATCATATACTAAATCAATAGATTCAAATGCGCTCGGCATAACAGTAGCCTACAAATGGTACAGGGATTGCTTTTAAATATACGTGTTAACAATGGAAAAAATATATGAATAAAGCTAAACTAATTATCGTTTCAAATAGGCTTCCTGTAAAAATCGACATCAAAAAAAACCAATGGCATATTAAACCAAGTGAAGGAGGACTCGCGACGGGATTAGGCAGTTTCTATAAAGAACAAGGGGGCATCTGGATCGGATGGCCCGGCGCACAAATTAAAGACGCATCCGTAGCTGCTGAAATCAGGGCCGCTTTGAACAAACAATCACTGGAACCTATATTTCTGACACAGACGGAAATCAAGGAGTTCTATGAAGGATTCTCCAATCAAACCTTATGGCCGTTATGCCACTATTTCCCATCTTATGCCAGTTATAACGAAAAACACTGGCAGGTTTATCAAAGCGTCAATCAAAAGTTCGCCGACGCCATATTAAACATTGCCCGCCCCGGAGATACGGTCTGGATTCACGATTACCAATTGATGCTTGTTCCCAAATTTGTCCGCGAACGGCTTCCTGATATCAGTATCGGTTACTTTCAACATATCCCGTTTCCTTCCTATGAGGTGTTCAGGCTGATTCCCTGGAGAAATGAATTGCTGACAGGTTTATTGGGCGCCGACCTTGTCGGTTTTCATACCTATGATGATGTCAGGCACTTTGTCAGCGCCATACTTCGGATTTTGGATGTTCAGTCCAATATGAACATCATAGAATTCGCGAAGCGGCTAATCACAGCCGAGGCGTTTCCGATGGGTATTGACTATGACAAATATTTTAAACAAGTGTCCACACCTGTCACCAGAAAATACGCCGAAAAAATACTTGAACGGCTGGAAGAGAAAAAGTTAGTTATATCGATTGACCGGCTGGATTATAGTAAAGGGATCATCCAACGTCTGCATGGCTATAATATTTTTCTAAGAGACTATCCGCATTTCAGGGGCAAGGTAGTCTATTACCAACTGATTGTACCGTCCAGGGATAAAGTCTTAGAATATGATAGATTAAAACAGGAAATTGATCAATTGGTGTCCCACATCAATGCCGAATACAGCACACTAAGCTGGCAGCCGATCCAATATTTCTACAGAGCCTGGGCCTTTGAGATGTTGTCTGCTCTATACTATACTGCGGACATCGCACTGGTCACCCCCATGCGTGACGGCATGAACCTGGTATGCAAAGAATACATAGCCAGCAAGGCAGATCGTCCGGGTGTTTTAATTCTCAGTGAAATGGCGGGAGCCGCAAGAGAACTTACCGAAGCTACCATCATTAACCCTAACGATGAACATGGAATGGCCGAAGCCATTGCCACGGCACTGCAAGTGCCGCAGTCAGATCAGGTTCAACGGCTAAAAGCCATGCAACAAACACTAAACAAATTCAATATACACGTTTGGGTAAATAATTTTCTTATGCGTCTAATGAGCATCAAACAGCAACAAGTCAAATTAGCAACAAAAAGAATCAGCGCAGGCATTGAAACTGAATTTCAATCCAGATACCAGCATGCAAAAAGTAGATTATGTTTCCTGGATTATGATGGCACCTTGGTTTCATTTGAAAAAGATCCACAAATGGCGATACCCACAGAACGGCTATTAAAGATATTACAGAGGCTTACCCAAGATAAAAAAAATCGTATCGTCATCATCAGCGGGCGCAAAAAACAACAATTAGAAAATTGGCTGAAAGGTCTGGACCTGGATATAATTGCGGAACATGGAGCCTGGTACCGAAGTGATAACGGGCAGTGGCAAAAAAATGAGGAATTAAGAAATTACTGGAAAAAAGATATTCGCCCCGTGTTGGAACAATATGAAATACGGACACCTGGCTCGTTTATTGAAGAGAAGGACTTTTCGCTGGTATGGCACTATCGTAAAGTAGAATCCTCTTTAGGCGATTTAAGAGCTAAAGAGATAGCCGGCCATTTGAAATATCTTGTGGCAGACAAAGGGCTGCAGATACTTGAAGGGCATAAGGTTATAGAAGTGAAAAGCGCATTAATCAACAAAGGTAAAGGGGTGCAGAAATGGCTGAAAAAATACCCGGCTGACTTCTACCTGGCCATTGGAGACGATACGACCGATGAAGACAGTTTTGCCGCCATGCCACCTACAGCTATCACCATAAAGGTCGGTGGAGGGATGAGCAGAGCCGCCTATTTCATCGATTCACCAACAGAGGTAATTGAACTGTTGGAAAAAATAACGCAGCCACTGAATCCGGAACCAACCTCCACTGCTGCAAACAGTGACAGGTCATCAATAAAATAAACCACCGTCGGCATCAGAAGAGCAACCTCTGTAAGGAAGCTGGTCAGATACACCAACAATACCTCTAAAAGAAATTAGGATTATTAATCTTTTGAGCAATACGGTAGGCTGCATTCATGAGCCCTACATGGCTATAGGCTTGGGGAAAATTTCCCCACTGACTGCCATTTTCAGCATCTACATCTTCACTGAATAATCCCAGGTGATTCCCATAGGTCAATAGTTTTTCAAACTTGGAAATGGCCTCTTCGACTCTCCCTACAGATGTGAGTGCCTCTACATGCCAAAAAGCGGTGATCAAAAACGTCGTATCCGGATAACCAAAATCATCCTTGTGCAGGTATCTGTAAAAAAGCCCGCCCGGCGCAGCCAGTTTACTTTCAATCACCTTTAAATGATCTTGTGCCTTTTTGGAAGAAGGGTCCAAATAATGCATCATGATCAGCTGTAAGGTACTGGCATCCAAATAAGTAGAATCCGAAGCCTGCTGATAGACTTTCTTTTTCTTATCATAACATGCTTCAATTCTGGCGGCAGCCTTTCCTTTGAGTGTCTCAGCCCATTTTTCCAACTTCTTATCCTTAATGCGACGCGCAATTTTGATGGCCGCCTGGCACCCGGCCCAATGGAACAAATACGTATAACAATGAAAATTGCGAAAATTCCTGAATTCCCATAAACCGGCATCCGGTTCGTCCATTACCATATCTATCTTCTTTAGAAGAGAAGCGATCCAGGAAGATGAGTCGGATTTTTCACGCAGCACAAAACGTTCATCCGTATACAAGGGTAATAAGGAGAGCATGACCTGCCCGTAAATGTCATTCTGCACATGGGTAGACGCTTCATTGCCGACTCTCACCGGAACATTTCCCAAATAGCCTGATAATCCGAGAACGCGCTCCTTTAAATTTTTCTCCCCGGCAATGCCGTAAAGCGGCTGAAAACGGCCCTTTTCCTTGACAGAAATATTAGCGATATAATTAAAATACCGTTCCATTTCTTCAAAGTGACCAATGTTATTAAATGCAAGAAGAATATAATAAGCGTCCCTTAACCAACAGAACCGGTAGTCCCAGTTTCTGCCTGAACCGGGAGCCTCCGGCAGGGAAGTTGTGCTGGCGGCAATAATGGCCCCCGTATCTTCGTACTGGTGAATTTTCAGCACCAGTGCACTGCGGATAACCTGTTGTTGATACATATTCCCAATACTGGTTTTCTTCACCCATCCCCCCCAGTAAAGCTGCGTTTTATGTAAAAAATCCTCCACCGTACTGGCCAGCGGCGCCTCCAGCGGGCTTCCGTAGGTCAGCACCAGATATTTAGTATCCGTCAGCACACTATAGGACTCCCCTAAAATATGGTTTATTGAAAAATCTGTCGTTAATCTAACGGGGTTTCCTGCCCCGAAATAATCGATATGATTACTGGCCGGATAAGCCTCCAGAGCCCTTTTACCATATTCCGCTACCGGTTTACAGGTAATCTTTACCCGGGGTGTACCTTCAAGCGGTTCAATTTTGCGGATCAGCATCAGTGGCTTAAAATAACGGTCGTATAAATTAAATCTAGGTGCAAAATCCGTTACGCGGTATCTGCCCTCAGCACAGCTGATTTCTGTACAAAGAATATTTGTGTTCTCCTTATAATACTGATTACTTGTAAACTTTCCTTCGGGTAAAATAGAGAACGATCCACCCTTTTCCGTATCGATAAGCCCTCCGAAAATAAAGCTGCTGTCAAATCTCGGCATACATAACCAACAAATATTTGTATTCGTTTTTATATGGGCCAGATAGGAACAATTTCCGATTATACCAAAAGGATACGCATGCCGCTTTGCTTTTTTTATAGAGGCAGTTGTCGTACCTTTCTTGTTAACCGGCTTGTCCGCCTTCTTCGCGGACGCTTTCACATCTTGACCAGAGGTTTTTCTTTGCATATTTTTAATTTAGATCCACAAATACCGCCCACCTTAAGCGGCGCTACCCTCAACTCCCGACAGCTACCGGATATACCCCTGACAAAGCAATTTCGGAAAAGATAGAATCATTCATTTTTTTATCGTTGATGATATCATCAAATGACTCCGCCCATCCAAATTTGTACAGTTTTCGGGCAGTTGTATATAAACTGCGATAAACGGCCATCTGATAAAAGATAATACGTTGAATGCCCGTGATCATCGAAATATCGCTTAATTTTTCTCCGCTCTTGTTCCTTCCCAATTCTTCTGTCAATGGCAAAACCAATAGCTCAGATGCCCGTTTATTATCTTTAGATACTTTTGAGGATCGTACGCCTAATTTCCGAAGGCAACTCAAATGATCCTTTGATACGTTCTGATAATTAAGCATGGCCTTTTTTAAGGGCTGATAAACAGTTCTGCGTAATAACTGTTTGATCAACTGATTTGTCCTCAGTTCCAACATATAAATTTGCTGAAGCTCTCTTGCCAGAAAATGCATAAACGGTGAGCTGTCACTTTTGAAACTGATTTCTTTTGCGTATTGCGCCTGGGGTAATGTAGTCATGATGTAAAAATTTAAAATTGAATGGACAAAAAATACCGCAAGCATCCTGCCCGATTTACAAATTTAAATTTTTCAAATGATGAATAAACGCTAATAGTCAGTTATCAGGAGACCTTCAGCCCATTATCATTGAAAAAAAAGCGGATCAGTTCTCACGACGGATATGCATCACAGAATCATTAAGGCAATTGTTCCACAATAATGTTTATTGAATTGCCCATACCACTCGGGATACCCGTGAATCTATCTGAATACTTTCGATAAAGAGGTGATCAGATATTGATTTTCTTCAGCTTATTATACAAGGTTTTTCTATCGATGTTCAGAATTTCAGCCGCTTTACTCTTATTGAACTTTACACTTCGGAGTGTAAGCATAATTTTATTCAGTTCTGCATTGGCAGCTATATCCTTCAGACTCCTATCGTCCTGACGAATTCCCACCATTTCACTGCCGCCAGAAGAGATAAATTCAGGCTGACCGGTCGCCTCATGGTTTTCGGTCACCAGGTTCGCTCCCTGCAGTAATTCAGGAGAAATCTTGACCTCAAAGGGAAGATATTGCTCCGAAATAGCTTTTCCGTTAGGCGTAAATAAACAAGCCTTTTTTATCGTATTCAGCAATTCTCTGATATTACCAGGCCAGTGATAGGAGTCCAGAATCTGCATAGCCGCTTCTGTCGGCAGTTTCAAATCTTTTTCTAACCGCCTGCTGGCATGGTCAACAAAACCTTCAATGAACAACGGCAAATCCTCTTTTCGGTCCCGCAAGGCAGGAACAGTGATAGAAAATTCATTGAGCCTGTGGTACAAATCCTCACGGAACTTACGTTTGGCCACACCCTCATACAGATCTTCATTGGAAGCCACAATCAGTCGGACATCAACAGATTTTTCTATTGTGCCTCCCACTTTACGTACCACCCGTTCCTGAATAGCCCGTAATAACAATAATTGTACACCATAGGAAAGGTTACCGATCTCATCTAAAAACAGTGTCCCACCCTGCGCCAACATAAAAGCACCCTCCCGGCTCTGCAAGGCGCCGGTGAATGCACCTTTCTCATGGCCAAATAATTCACTCGCAGCCAACTCCTTCGAAAGGCTTCCGCAGTCCACCGCCAGAAAAGGCCCATTTTTTCTCTTACTCTTCTCATGAATCATGCGCGCTACCGATTCCTTCCCTGTACCGGTTTCTCCATGAATAATGACCGTGTAATCGGTCGGGGCCACCAGGTCAATGGCTTTATATAGTTTCTTACTTACATGGCTTGTTCCCATAATATAAGGATACCCCTGGGGTGTCACCTTATCTGTGTCCGTACCGTCTTTGGGTCCTTTTTCCCCTCTGGAAACGCTTTCTGTGGAAGACAAGCTGTCATTTGTCCTGGATGAAACACTGCCTTCTTTCAGGGCAGAATTTACGATATCCAACAGACGCTCCGGATTAATAGGCTTCAACATAAAATAAAACGCCCCGCTTTTCATCAGCTCAACTGCAGTCTGAACATTATCGGTGTCACTAATGCTGATAATCGGAATAGCCGGCTTCAAGGATTTAATTTTCAACAGGAAATCAACCGGGTAAGTATTCTTAAGCTCGCTGTCACAAAGGATCAAGTCAAAATCAGAGGCTTTGATCAACTGCAACGCTTCCTTATTACAACTTGTACTGGCAGTAACAAAACCGTTATTCCTTAAAAAATTACTGAACTTCTGGCACATGGCCAGGTCTTTGTCTAAAATCAAGATTTTCCGCAACATAGGTTACCCGTTTAAGATTAATGATTTAATTAATTGAATAATCCCGTAGCAATAGCACCTCCATTACAATGATAAAAGGCAAAGGTTTACAACTAACTTAAAAATGAGGAGAACATTCTATCCAAAGAGCATCATAACATTCTGGATCATTGAAAGAAAAGCAATAATTATTCCATATCAAAATAATATAGATAGAATTACATATATTAATTTGTTAAATTATAACAGGGGTGATTTTACCCCAATATGGGAAAATAAGCTCCCAATTTTCATTTATCAAGTCTGGATCATCTTTTCCAACCTTAATTTACTATCCTGTATTTCAGTCCTTTGTGACCTAATTTTCTCGAAAAGATCATTGTCCAGAGCATTGCCTTTCTCCAGTAATTCGTCGTAAACCTGTAGCGCATCCTGTTCGCACCTAAATAATAGTAACAAAACAGATGGGTCATTATCCTTTATCCCGTTAAAATCTATATCCTTTAAGGTTTGGCTGGCCGCCTGGCCGACCGAACCTTCATACAACCTGAGTACATACTCCAATTCCATTATAAATCCTTCGCTTTGCGCAGCCAGACCGACAAGCAGCTGGCTCGCTTCGCCAGTTTTCAGTAACTCTCTGGCATTTTGGAAACGGTACATCCGCTCCATATTTAACTCAATGAGTTTACGAACAATATTTTCTGACACTTTCTCCATTCAAAAGAATTATTATTCATTGTCATCATACATATTTGCATCTGCATCCTCAGCGCCGAGATCAAGATCCTCACCAAGCGCTTCATCCGACTCATTCAAAGGTGTCCCGTCACTATCGTTTTCTTCCAGAAATTCCTGATCCAGTATATCATCGTGCTGAGGCATCCGGGTGGCCGCTTTGTCCAAATCACTGGCCTCTTGTCCGGTAACATTATCACTGTCTTCGTTCAAAACTTGTTCTTCATCCGCTGAACTCGCCCCGTCATCCGCATCTGTAAAATAAGGTTTTTCTTGTTCAGGTACCGGGTCCGTTTGCTCATTGATCTTACCGGTCTTCCTCTGAACGGCGGCCGGATACTTTTGATCAGATATATTATCCAATTTTGCAGGATCAACGTTTTCGAGCCTTTTATCTTGATGGATCATAATTATTTATGTTTTAATAATATAGACCCAATAGGCATGCCAGATACAGGCGGTCTTCCAATCTTAACGTTGTTGAAGTTGATTTAACCGAAGATTACCTGTGGAACAATTTTTGAACGGCCCTCATATATACCCGTTATTAAAAACATCAACTATGAAAGCCGTAAAGCACACAGATCGAACCGACGAAAAAGACATGAAACAGTCTTATGAATTGAACAACACTCCCGTAAATATGTTATTAGGCCTGGCCACCGCGACAACCTGCAGTGCACTGGCGGTAAAACTGTTGAAAAAAGGCGAATTAGCACTACTGATGACAATCATGGCCATTCCTGTAACACTCATTTGTCTGAACCGCAGCAACAGGAAGGTCCAGTGCAAACATTAGCCTTCCGTATCCTTATTACTGTACGTATCATTAATATACAAATGGGGCTTTTGTAGCCCCATCTGTATATTAAACTGAACAAGCCAACTGAGCCCAACTGAGCTCTACTCTATTTACACAGCCCTGCCTCCTCTGATGATTCTTATCAAAATGGCAATAATAGCTATGACCAATAATATGTGGATCAAACCACCGGCGCTATAGACAAAAAAACCAAGCACCCATCCGATAATCAATATAACGGCAATTATATAAAGTAAATTAGACATAAAAAATAATTTAAAAGGTTAAAGAATAGCCGGACATTTAAGACAAGGTTACAAATCAAACTCAATCTGGTCTTCTCTTCCTTCTACGGGAATATTACGAATAAAGTTATTGAATTCCGGCCCTTGATTGGTCATGGCACCATATGCATCCATACAATATCCGATTAAACCGTCATTTGCCTTAATGACATACAGGATAGAAGAGTCATCCGGATTTGAATCTCCTTCAAATCTGTAAGTGCGAATAATTTTCAGGTCTTCCGGCTGATAGCATTTCCCCCTGTCAGCCGTAAATCCTTCATCAGACCACTTAAACTCTGTATCCAGCTTTCTTTCGCGAAGTTTCTCCATTACGGAGGTCAGTGTTGTTAAGTCTCCTGTTTCCATACATGTAATATTTGGTTATTAATAGGGTTACTACATTTGTGTTTACTGAAAGCATGAAATGCCGGCCTTTAAAACGAAGTTCATTTTTTACTGCTCTTCTTTTTGGGCACCTTCGCGCCTTCCTTTCTGGCCTCAGACAAACCTATCGCTACGGCTTGCTTTGGATTGGTTACCTTTTTGCCGCTTCCGCTTTTTAATTTTCCTTCTTTCATTTCCTTCATCGTCTTCTCGACTTTTTCCTGAGCCTTATGTGAATATTTTGCCATGATTATGACTTTTAGTACATCTATAGCAGGTCAAATAATTTGCCAGAAAAAAACAGCATATAAGGAGACAATTAACTTTAGAACTTGGGAAAGCAATTCTACACATGAGGAAAATCCATCGGCAAACAACAAACGCGCGTCCCAGAAATTATTCAAAAAAATATATCAAGTGTCAATAACAAACGCTTGATGTCTTCATTATAAATTATACAATGCAACAATAAAGTCGCTTTAAAAGAAGTAAATTTTAACGATTTAAGCAGAAAAAAAGCCCTAAGCCTAAATAAATTGTTATTATCTATAAATACGTTTGGATTTTTCACCGGCAAGTCTGAACTTTATATTTCTCATAAGCAGTTAGTTTTGGTTGCGGCCCTGGTTTCTACCAGGGCTTATTTTTTTTACGATGTGAAGGAAGAAAGAAATATCAGATAAATTGTATCAGGGATATTCAGACTAAAAACAACCTCTTCTCCAAAAAATGGCTCACAAACTTATGTCTCATTTTTTAATCCCTCCAGCAGCGCCTTTCTTGCAAAGAAAATACGACTTTTAACAGTTCCTAAAGGCACCTTTTGTATCCGGGCTATTTCATGATACTTATATCCGGCAAAATACATTTCAAAAGCATTGCGAAAACAGGTCGGTAGTTCAAAAATCGCTTTTTTAATTTCTTGAAGTCTCATATTTCCCAATCCATGATTTTGGGCAAAAGTCCCCGACCGGCAACCTTCTATACCATCAATATACTCCGAAAATAACGCGGACCGAATCTTTCTGTGTCTAAAGTCATTGATAAAAATATGCCGCAAGATGGTATGTAACCAGGCTCCCATATTGGTTCCAGCTTCGAATTTGTTTCTGTTTTTTAACGCACGATATAAGGTATCCTGAACCAGGTCTTTGGCAGCAAATTCATCCCAGGTCAGACAACGGGATACATTCAACAAAGAGGTAATCTGCTGCATAAGTAAATCGTTGAAGGCTGCAGGTGACAAATTCATCATATTCCGTTTTTAAAAATAAAAAATAAAAGGCCTGTTGCTTTACCACAAGTCAAATTCAATAACAATACCACGTAATCGTCGTACAGAATGACTTTTTGACGCCAAATTCTGCGGGAGAGTTTGGACATTTTGTGTAAAACTTTGCGGATCATTTCTACTTTACTTCATTAGATTTAAAAATTTCAGAGATCATTCAGTCGTTTTAGCAAGTCTAAGGCATTATGTGGCGCATAGGCGAACTGATCGTTATCAAAAAACACATACACGTCCTTACCTAATTCCGTCCAATTCTTTACCTGAATTGCCCAGTTTCTTATCCTGTAATCAGGGTATGACCCTTCATATTTTTGTCCCGGCCCATGCAATCTGATATATATGAATGAAGCAGTTGAAATGACGGGGCTCTGATATCCGCCTAGTTCATAAATGCAAAATGCTATATTTTTTTTCTCTAAAAGGTCAAATAGTTCTGGTCGATGCCATGTTGGATCTCTAAACTCAACCGTAACCTTTAAGCCATCGGGTAGCTTATCGACAAAGGTTTCGAAGCGCTCGATATTAAGATGCCATCTGGGTGG containing:
- a CDS encoding DUF892 family protein is translated as MNEIQNNGNHLSYRFSDSNLEKCNKLLEAEIIKMWRWESECLSSLKALADKIESRYLASVIEQFFLESDLQVKRLVKINEVLQIHDTHLKWRPDLEVAQSMEPFRRAIRSYADEDLIKRWTLLLALGKLIHCKMSCYQSLISWSKFLRLYGVQELLEDSLDEYVQQDLLLNLLSENWES
- a CDS encoding bifunctional alpha,alpha-trehalose-phosphate synthase (UDP-forming)/trehalose-phosphatase, producing MNKAKLIIVSNRLPVKIDIKKNQWHIKPSEGGLATGLGSFYKEQGGIWIGWPGAQIKDASVAAEIRAALNKQSLEPIFLTQTEIKEFYEGFSNQTLWPLCHYFPSYASYNEKHWQVYQSVNQKFADAILNIARPGDTVWIHDYQLMLVPKFVRERLPDISIGYFQHIPFPSYEVFRLIPWRNELLTGLLGADLVGFHTYDDVRHFVSAILRILDVQSNMNIIEFAKRLITAEAFPMGIDYDKYFKQVSTPVTRKYAEKILERLEEKKLVISIDRLDYSKGIIQRLHGYNIFLRDYPHFRGKVVYYQLIVPSRDKVLEYDRLKQEIDQLVSHINAEYSTLSWQPIQYFYRAWAFEMLSALYYTADIALVTPMRDGMNLVCKEYIASKADRPGVLILSEMAGAARELTEATIINPNDEHGMAEAIATALQVPQSDQVQRLKAMQQTLNKFNIHVWVNNFLMRLMSIKQQQVKLATKRISAGIETEFQSRYQHAKSRLCFLDYDGTLVSFEKDPQMAIPTERLLKILQRLTQDKKNRIVIISGRKKQQLENWLKGLDLDIIAEHGAWYRSDNGQWQKNEELRNYWKKDIRPVLEQYEIRTPGSFIEEKDFSLVWHYRKVESSLGDLRAKEIAGHLKYLVADKGLQILEGHKVIEVKSALINKGKGVQKWLKKYPADFYLAIGDDTTDEDSFAAMPPTAITIKVGGGMSRAAYFIDSPTEVIELLEKITQPLNPEPTSTAANSDRSSIK
- a CDS encoding glycoside hydrolase family 15 protein, translating into MQRKTSGQDVKASAKKADKPVNKKGTTTASIKKAKRHAYPFGIIGNCSYLAHIKTNTNICWLCMPRFDSSFIFGGLIDTEKGGSFSILPEGKFTSNQYYKENTNILCTEISCAEGRYRVTDFAPRFNLYDRYFKPLMLIRKIEPLEGTPRVKITCKPVAEYGKRALEAYPASNHIDYFGAGNPVRLTTDFSINHILGESYSVLTDTKYLVLTYGSPLEAPLASTVEDFLHKTQLYWGGWVKKTSIGNMYQQQVIRSALVLKIHQYEDTGAIIAASTTSLPEAPGSGRNWDYRFCWLRDAYYILLAFNNIGHFEEMERYFNYIANISVKEKGRFQPLYGIAGEKNLKERVLGLSGYLGNVPVRVGNEASTHVQNDIYGQVMLSLLPLYTDERFVLREKSDSSSWIASLLKKIDMVMDEPDAGLWEFRNFRNFHCYTYLFHWAGCQAAIKIARRIKDKKLEKWAETLKGKAAARIEACYDKKKKVYQQASDSTYLDASTLQLIMMHYLDPSSKKAQDHLKVIESKLAAPGGLFYRYLHKDDFGYPDTTFLITAFWHVEALTSVGRVEEAISKFEKLLTYGNHLGLFSEDVDAENGSQWGNFPQAYSHVGLMNAAYRIAQKINNPNFF
- a CDS encoding DUF892 family protein translates to MTTLPQAQYAKEISFKSDSSPFMHFLARELQQIYMLELRTNQLIKQLLRRTVYQPLKKAMLNYQNVSKDHLSCLRKLGVRSSKVSKDNKRASELLVLPLTEELGRNKSGEKLSDISMITGIQRIIFYQMAVYRSLYTTARKLYKFGWAESFDDIINDKKMNDSIFSEIALSGVYPVAVGS
- a CDS encoding sigma-54-dependent transcriptional regulator, which gives rise to MLRKILILDKDLAMCQKFSNFLRNNGFVTASTSCNKEALQLIKASDFDLILCDSELKNTYPVDFLLKIKSLKPAIPIISISDTDNVQTAVELMKSGAFYFMLKPINPERLLDIVNSALKEGSVSSRTNDSLSSTESVSRGEKGPKDGTDTDKVTPQGYPYIMGTSHVSKKLYKAIDLVAPTDYTVIIHGETGTGKESVARMIHEKSKRKNGPFLAVDCGSLSKELAASELFGHEKGAFTGALQSREGAFMLAQGGTLFLDEIGNLSYGVQLLLLRAIQERVVRKVGGTIEKSVDVRLIVASNEDLYEGVAKRKFREDLYHRLNEFSITVPALRDRKEDLPLFIEGFVDHASRRLEKDLKLPTEAAMQILDSYHWPGNIRELLNTIKKACLFTPNGKAISEQYLPFEVKISPELLQGANLVTENHEATGQPEFISSGGSEMVGIRQDDRSLKDIAANAELNKIMLTLRSVKFNKSKAAEILNIDRKTLYNKLKKINI
- a CDS encoding lmo0937 family membrane protein is translated as MSNLLYIIAVILIIGWVLGFFVYSAGGLIHILLVIAIIAILIRIIRGGRAV
- a CDS encoding DUF6496 domain-containing protein, coding for MAKYSHKAQEKVEKTMKEMKEGKLKSGSGKKVTNPKQAVAIGLSEARKEGAKVPKKKSSKK
- a CDS encoding RNA polymerase sigma factor, which produces MMNLSPAAFNDLLMQQITSLLNVSRCLTWDEFAAKDLVQDTLYRALKNRNKFEAGTNMGAWLHTILRHIFINDFRHRKIRSALFSEYIDGIEGCRSGTFAQNHGLGNMRLQEIKKAIFELPTCFRNAFEMYFAGYKYHEIARIQKVPLGTVKSRIFFARKALLEGLKNET
- a CDS encoding DUF72 domain-containing protein, with protein sequence MNEPNKKGDWFIGTSGWQYKHWKKLFYPEELKTSSWLNFYCRNFDIVELNSSFYHQPSKDVFAGWAAAVPPQFVFAVKAPSFFTHLKKLSDPGSQLKAFIESAGALGPHLGPILFQLPPRWHLNIERFETFVDKLPDGLKVTVEFRDPTWHRPELFDLLEKKNIAFCIYELGGYQSPVISTASFIYIRLHGPGQKYEGSYPDYRIRNWAIQVKNWTELGKDVYVFFDNDQFAYAPHNALDLLKRLNDL